A genomic window from Streptomyces sp. HUAS YS2 includes:
- a CDS encoding tripartite tricarboxylate transporter permease, protein MDSLNSLIDGFGTALTPMNLLWAAIGVLLGTAIGVLPGIGPAMAVALLLPVTYGLEPTGAFIMFAGIYYGAMFGGSTTSILLNTPGESAAVVAAIEGNPMAKGGRGAQALAAAAVGHFAGGMIGTMLLVVLAPTVAKLAVDIGAPDYLALMVLAFIAVTSVLGSSRIRGLASLLIGLTLGLVGLDQMTGQQRLTFGSLQLADGIDVVIVAVGLFAIGEALWVAAHLRRTAGEAIPVGRPWLGKDDVRRTWKSWLRGPVIGFPFGAIPAGGAEIPTFLSYVTEKRLSKHKDEFGRGAIEGVAGPESAASASAAGTLVSMLTLGLPTTAVAAVMLAAFQQYGIQPGPLLFEREPELVWGLIASLFVGMVLLLALNLPLAPVWAKLLRIPRPYLYAGILFFAAVGAYAVGGEAFDLVVLLVIGLIGFGMRRYGLPVLPAVIGVILGPAAEQQLRRALQISDGSLTGLVNTPFAVTVYAVILLLLAWPLVRKVINRRRTVAA, encoded by the coding sequence ATGGATTCCCTGAACTCCCTGATCGACGGATTCGGCACGGCGCTCACCCCGATGAACCTGCTGTGGGCCGCCATCGGCGTGCTCCTCGGCACCGCCATCGGCGTCCTGCCCGGCATCGGACCCGCCATGGCGGTCGCGCTGCTGCTGCCCGTCACGTACGGACTCGAACCGACCGGCGCGTTCATCATGTTCGCCGGCATCTACTACGGCGCAATGTTCGGCGGCTCCACCACGTCCATCCTGCTCAACACCCCTGGCGAGAGCGCCGCGGTGGTCGCCGCCATCGAGGGCAATCCGATGGCCAAGGGCGGGCGCGGCGCGCAGGCGCTCGCCGCCGCGGCCGTCGGCCACTTCGCCGGCGGCATGATCGGCACGATGCTGCTGGTCGTCCTCGCGCCCACGGTCGCGAAGCTCGCCGTCGACATCGGCGCCCCCGACTACCTCGCTCTCATGGTCCTCGCGTTCATCGCCGTGACCTCCGTCCTCGGCTCCTCCCGGATCCGCGGCCTGGCCTCGCTCCTCATCGGACTCACCCTCGGCCTGGTCGGCCTCGACCAGATGACCGGCCAGCAGCGGCTCACCTTCGGCTCGCTCCAGCTCGCCGACGGCATCGACGTCGTCATCGTCGCGGTCGGCCTGTTCGCCATCGGCGAAGCCCTGTGGGTCGCCGCCCACCTGCGCCGCACCGCCGGCGAGGCCATCCCGGTCGGCCGCCCGTGGCTGGGGAAGGACGACGTGAGGCGCACCTGGAAGTCCTGGCTGCGCGGGCCCGTGATCGGCTTCCCGTTCGGCGCGATCCCGGCCGGCGGTGCGGAGATCCCCACCTTCCTGTCGTACGTCACCGAGAAGCGGTTGTCGAAGCACAAGGACGAGTTCGGCCGCGGCGCCATCGAGGGCGTCGCCGGACCCGAGTCCGCCGCCTCCGCCTCCGCGGCCGGCACGCTCGTCTCCATGCTCACCCTCGGCCTGCCCACCACGGCCGTCGCCGCCGTCATGCTCGCCGCCTTCCAGCAGTACGGCATCCAGCCCGGCCCGCTGCTCTTCGAGCGCGAACCAGAGCTGGTGTGGGGCCTGATCGCCTCGCTGTTCGTCGGCATGGTGCTGCTGCTCGCGCTCAATCTGCCGCTCGCCCCGGTCTGGGCGAAGCTGCTGCGCATCCCGCGCCCGTACTTGTACGCCGGCATCCTGTTCTTCGCCGCGGTCGGCGCGTACGCGGTCGGCGGCGAGGCGTTCGACCTCGTCGTCCTGCTGGTCATCGGCCTGATCGGGTTCGGCATGCGCCGGTACGGACTGCCCGTGCTGCCCGCCGTCATCGGCGTGATCCTCGGCCCGGCCGCCGAACAGCAACTGCGCCGCGCCCTGCAGATCAGCGACGGCTCGCTCACCGGCCTGGTGAACACGCCCTTCGCGGTCACCGTGTACGCCGTGATCCTGCTCCTGCTCGCCTGGCCCCTGGTGAGGAAGGTGATCAACCGCCGCCGTACCGTGGCGGCATGA
- a CDS encoding GNAT family N-acetyltransferase, with amino-acid sequence MTDRTTHDAPRPATAADVPAVKAVIDAAFTHYIDRIGLVPAPMRADHAANVAAGRVFVCGEPVTGLVVLFPEADHLYLDTVAVHPDAQGTGLGRVLLDWVETHARALGTPEVRLLTNAMMWENQKLYERYGYEVVERRLEEGRYDRIHYRKILNAPPME; translated from the coding sequence ATGACCGACCGTACGACGCACGACGCACCCCGGCCCGCGACGGCCGCCGACGTACCCGCCGTGAAGGCCGTGATCGACGCGGCCTTCACCCACTACATCGACCGGATCGGCCTCGTGCCGGCCCCGATGCGGGCGGACCACGCGGCGAACGTCGCCGCGGGCCGGGTCTTCGTCTGCGGCGAGCCGGTGACCGGGCTCGTCGTGCTGTTCCCCGAGGCCGATCACCTCTACCTGGACACCGTCGCCGTGCATCCCGACGCCCAGGGCACCGGCCTCGGCCGGGTCCTGCTCGACTGGGTGGAGACGCACGCCCGGGCCCTCGGCACCCCCGAGGTCCGGCTGCTCACCAACGCGATGATGTGGGAGAACCAGAAGCTGTACGAGCGGTACGGGTACGAGGTCGTGGAGCGGCGGCTCGAAGAAGGACGGTACGACCGTATTCACTACCGGAAGATCCTCAACGCGCCACCGATGGAGTGA
- a CDS encoding DUF6299 family protein, which yields MRARLVLGTVAAALLLAAASTAHAVPTAPADGVSVDSTGALAADGTVTLFGTYRCLDDSAGPVFVSSTLVQDERSQGIGGTRAVCDGRVHTWSNSSVVRDPAYRPGDARVQATLMQLTTDAIGIPLPEFRALRDAAVTLG from the coding sequence ATGCGCGCTCGTCTCGTCCTCGGCACCGTCGCCGCTGCGCTCCTGCTCGCCGCCGCCTCGACCGCCCACGCGGTTCCCACGGCCCCCGCGGACGGCGTTTCCGTCGACAGCACCGGCGCCCTGGCCGCCGACGGCACGGTGACGCTGTTCGGCACGTACCGGTGCCTCGACGACAGCGCGGGCCCGGTGTTCGTGAGCAGCACCCTGGTCCAGGACGAGCGGTCGCAGGGGATCGGTGGCACCCGGGCCGTCTGCGACGGCCGGGTGCACACCTGGAGCAACTCCTCGGTCGTCCGGGACCCCGCCTACCGGCCGGGTGACGCCCGGGTGCAGGCCACCCTGATGCAGCTCACGACGGACGCGATCGGCATCCCGCTGCCCGAGTTCCGGGCGCTGCGGGACGCAGCCGTCACACTCGGCTAG
- a CDS encoding DUF402 domain-containing protein: MSAASADVEVEVEIVLVKAGRTKIRYPAEVVADDGVRLSVRAPWAADGVRDFGFVRFEPGDVFTEHYWRDRWYAVKEVRSGDGTLKGWYCDVTRPAAVDAGQVVVEDLDLDLWVSADGGEVLRLDEDEFAASGLAGADPEAAACAVAALDELEALGRDGLLDLLR, translated from the coding sequence ATGTCCGCCGCGTCGGCTGACGTCGAGGTCGAGGTCGAGATCGTTCTGGTGAAGGCGGGCCGGACGAAGATCCGTTACCCGGCGGAGGTGGTCGCCGACGACGGCGTCCGGCTCAGCGTCCGCGCGCCCTGGGCCGCCGACGGGGTCCGTGACTTCGGGTTCGTCCGGTTCGAGCCGGGCGACGTGTTCACCGAGCACTACTGGCGGGACCGCTGGTACGCGGTGAAGGAGGTCCGGTCCGGCGACGGCACGCTCAAGGGCTGGTACTGCGACGTCACCCGGCCCGCCGCCGTGGACGCCGGGCAGGTCGTGGTCGAGGACCTCGACCTGGACCTGTGGGTGTCCGCGGACGGCGGCGAGGTGCTGCGGCTCGACGAGGACGAGTTCGCGGCGAGCGGCCTGGCCGGCGCCGACCCGGAGGCGGCCGCGTGCGCCGTCGCGGCGCTCGACGAGCTGGAGGCCCTGGGCCGCGACGGCCTGCTTGACCTGCTCCGCTAG
- a CDS encoding GNAT family N-acetyltransferase, producing the protein MTVIVRDVRPEDAEGFARVRRAALPFMLATPEQVAFDWAHAHPDARYRPLVAEADGEIIGSAQVGLAYDSPQENAGYANVYVHPERRGRGAGTLLARASEEYLVEQGAKDLYTWILDEPGNRAFAERHGYASRRSAHFLRLDLASAPLPPLQEPPAGVELRPAAAFAGDPRPLFELDALTTADEPGDVGTELADYDHWLATTWRHPLFDAELTTVAVVDGVPAAFSAARTDGTGRYGTGMTGTAPAFRGRGLAKLAKNDSLHRARVAGCTEAFTGNDTGNGPMLAINKWFGYEICATEVRYVRRVG; encoded by the coding sequence ATGACTGTGATCGTCCGTGACGTCCGGCCGGAGGACGCCGAGGGCTTCGCCCGCGTGCGCCGCGCCGCCCTCCCCTTCATGCTCGCCACCCCCGAGCAGGTCGCCTTCGACTGGGCGCACGCCCACCCCGACGCCCGCTACCGGCCGCTCGTCGCCGAGGCGGACGGCGAGATCATCGGCTCCGCCCAGGTCGGGCTCGCGTACGACAGCCCCCAGGAGAACGCCGGTTACGCCAACGTGTACGTGCATCCGGAGAGGCGGGGGCGGGGCGCCGGGACGCTGCTGGCCCGGGCCTCGGAGGAGTACCTGGTGGAGCAGGGGGCGAAGGACCTGTACACCTGGATCCTGGACGAGCCGGGCAACCGGGCCTTCGCCGAGCGGCACGGGTACGCGTCCAGGCGCTCGGCGCACTTCCTCCGCCTCGACCTGGCCTCCGCACCGCTGCCGCCGCTCCAGGAGCCGCCCGCCGGTGTCGAGCTGCGGCCGGCCGCCGCGTTCGCGGGTGACCCCCGGCCGCTGTTCGAGCTGGACGCGCTGACCACCGCCGACGAGCCGGGCGACGTGGGCACCGAACTCGCCGACTACGACCACTGGCTGGCGACGACCTGGCGCCACCCGCTGTTCGACGCCGAGCTGACCACCGTGGCCGTGGTCGACGGCGTGCCCGCCGCGTTCAGCGCCGCGCGGACCGACGGCACGGGCCGGTACGGCACGGGCATGACCGGCACCGCGCCCGCCTTCCGCGGCCGGGGCCTCGCGAAGCTCGCCAAGAACGACTCGCTGCACCGGGCCCGCGTGGCCGGCTGCACGGAGGCGTTCACCGGCAACGACACCGGCAACGGCCCGATGCTGGCGATCAACAAGTGGTTCGGTTACGAGATCTGCGCAACGGAGGTCAGGTATGTCCGCCGCGTCGGCTGA
- a CDS encoding GntR family transcriptional regulator, with the protein MTLKISVDTDSSTAPYEQLRSGISEQARSGVLPVGYKLPTVRGLAEQLGLAANTVAKAYKALEADGVIETRGRHGTFVAAAGDAATRRLAAAAAAFAQEAHRLGATREDARAAVEEGLRAAYEA; encoded by the coding sequence GTGACCCTGAAGATCTCCGTGGACACGGACTCGTCGACCGCCCCGTACGAACAACTGCGTTCCGGCATCTCGGAACAGGCGCGCTCCGGGGTGCTGCCGGTCGGCTACAAGCTCCCGACGGTACGCGGCCTGGCCGAGCAGCTGGGCCTCGCGGCCAACACCGTCGCCAAGGCGTACAAGGCGCTGGAGGCGGACGGCGTGATCGAGACCCGAGGCCGGCACGGCACCTTCGTCGCGGCGGCGGGCGATGCCGCGACCCGGCGCCTGGCGGCGGCCGCCGCGGCGTTCGCCCAGGAGGCGCACCGGCTGGGTGCGACCCGGGAGGACGCCCGAGCGGCGGTCGAGGAAGGCCTGCGGGCCGCGTACGAGGCCTGA
- a CDS encoding DUF5925 domain-containing protein, protein MGAMPDTPAEPHRVLPIRLTVDDSDSPSDVVDALFLGRFATGEQPHAHSTTLDRVKPGATLLPAGAKVLRAAKDDDRSALLAEGEGWTLLVSRWNRGADVTVTATGPELAERVLKDATDGAKDEPEPQPENVTMGFWYVSPRRGPHRTTRQITAGTWDEVRPNYTAPVAEAMDRLMKVTPEDIAGRLLLLHGPPGTGKTSALRTLARSWRDWCQVDCVLDPERLFNDVGYLMDIAIGEDEGTAKGRWRLLLLEDCDELIRGEAKHTAGQALSRLLNLTDGLLGQGRNVLVGVTTNEDLERLHPAVVRPGRCLARIEVGALTRGEAVRWLGREDGVGRDGATLAELYALRRGAQTPSVPESRTADAGLYL, encoded by the coding sequence ATGGGCGCCATGCCCGACACCCCCGCGGAACCGCACCGCGTGCTGCCGATCCGGCTCACCGTCGACGACAGCGACTCCCCGTCCGACGTCGTCGACGCGCTCTTCCTCGGCCGGTTCGCCACCGGCGAGCAGCCGCACGCGCACAGCACCACGCTGGACCGGGTCAAGCCCGGGGCGACCCTGCTGCCCGCCGGCGCGAAGGTGCTGCGGGCCGCCAAGGACGACGACCGCAGCGCCCTGCTCGCCGAGGGCGAGGGCTGGACGCTGCTGGTGTCGCGGTGGAACCGCGGCGCCGACGTCACCGTCACGGCGACCGGGCCGGAGCTGGCCGAGCGCGTCCTGAAGGACGCCACGGACGGCGCCAAGGACGAGCCGGAACCCCAGCCGGAGAACGTGACGATGGGGTTCTGGTACGTGTCGCCCCGGCGCGGCCCGCACCGTACGACCCGGCAGATCACCGCCGGCACCTGGGACGAGGTCCGCCCCAACTACACCGCGCCGGTGGCCGAGGCGATGGACCGGCTGATGAAGGTCACGCCCGAGGACATCGCGGGCCGACTGCTGCTGCTCCACGGCCCGCCCGGCACCGGCAAGACCTCCGCGCTGCGCACTCTGGCCCGGTCGTGGCGGGACTGGTGCCAGGTGGACTGCGTGCTCGACCCGGAGCGGCTGTTCAACGACGTCGGCTACCTGATGGACATCGCGATCGGCGAGGACGAGGGCACCGCGAAGGGCCGCTGGCGACTGCTGCTCCTCGAGGACTGCGACGAGCTGATCCGCGGCGAGGCCAAGCACACCGCGGGCCAGGCCCTGTCCCGGCTGCTCAACCTGACGGACGGTCTGCTCGGGCAGGGCCGGAACGTGCTGGTGGGGGTCACCACGAACGAGGACCTGGAGCGGCTGCACCCGGCGGTCGTCCGGCCCGGCCGCTGCCTGGCCCGGATCGAGGTGGGCGCGCTGACCCGCGGCGAGGCGGTCCGCTGGCTCGGCCGGGAGGACGGCGTGGGCCGCGACGGCGCGACGCTCGCCGAGCTGTACGCGCTGCGCCGCGGCGCGCAGACCCCCTCCGTCCCGGAGTCCCGTACGGCGGACGCGGGCCTGTACCTGTAA
- a CDS encoding SGNH/GDSL hydrolase family protein, protein MKLSRFAAFSSSLLLGAVLALTGAGAAQAAESAALDYVALGDSYSSGVGAGSYDSASGSCKRSTKAYPVLWAAANSPSSFAFTACSGARTGDVTANQLGPLSAATDLVSVTIGGNDAGFADVMTTCVLQSEATCISRVNQAKSYVDTTLPGKLDAVYNAIRNKAPSARVVVLGYPRFYKLGGSCIAGLSENERAAINSGSDYLNAATAKRAADHGFTFASVVPAFTGHEICSGSAWLHSVNWLNIGESYHPTASGQSGGYLPSFRNVA, encoded by the coding sequence ATGAAACTGTCCCGATTCGCGGCATTCTCCTCCTCGTTGCTCCTCGGCGCCGTCCTCGCCCTCACCGGGGCGGGGGCGGCGCAGGCCGCGGAGAGCGCCGCGCTCGACTACGTGGCCCTGGGCGACTCGTACTCCTCCGGCGTGGGTGCCGGGAGCTACGACAGCGCCAGCGGTTCCTGCAAGCGGTCCACGAAGGCCTATCCGGTCCTGTGGGCTGCCGCGAACTCACCCTCCTCGTTCGCCTTCACCGCCTGCTCGGGCGCTCGTACGGGTGATGTCACGGCCAATCAGCTCGGCCCCCTGTCCGCCGCCACCGACCTGGTCTCCGTCACGATCGGGGGAAATGACGCCGGCTTCGCCGACGTCATGACCACCTGTGTGCTCCAGTCCGAAGCCACCTGCATCAGCCGCGTGAATCAAGCCAAGAGCTATGTCGACACCACCCTGCCCGGCAAGCTGGACGCGGTGTACAACGCGATCCGGAACAAGGCGCCGTCGGCCCGCGTCGTCGTTCTCGGCTACCCCCGCTTCTACAAGCTCGGCGGCAGTTGCATCGCCGGGCTGAGCGAGAACGAGCGCGCCGCCATCAACAGCGGCTCGGACTACCTCAACGCCGCCACCGCGAAGCGCGCCGCCGACCACGGCTTCACCTTCGCGAGCGTCGTCCCGGCCTTCACCGGGCACGAGATCTGCTCCGGCTCGGCGTGGCTGCACAGCGTCAACTGGCTCAACATCGGCGAGTCCTACCACCCCACCGCCTCCGGCCAGTCCGGCGGCTACCTGCCCAGCTTCAGAAACGTGGCGTGA